One genomic segment of Corynebacterium durum includes these proteins:
- a CDS encoding TIGR04053 family radical SAM/SPASM domain-containing protein, with protein MSHAPTVRTVRHDINTKPFIVIWEVTRACALVCKHCRADAQHHANPRQLSTEDGLKLLDALASYPRPYPLVVLTGGDPCEREDLEQLVEYGTSLGLNVSISPSVTPKLTPERISSLREAGAKAMSMSLDGATAATHDSFRGFPGTFDATLALAPHVVGCGFRLQINSTLTRSNIHEAPALLKQVIDMGAHMWYTFFLVPTGRGTQLHSLSPTEREDVLHWLHDVSDRIAIKTTEAPQYRRVALQRKQPDYAYSGGDLYQQLTAQTHKLLGEVPVKPRRPRPPMAVNSGSGFAFIDHIGDVYPSGFLPLHCGNVTDTSFADIYEHSPVFQNLRDPDHWEGKCSVCEFHTVCGGSRSTAYAMTGNYRASDPTCSYVPPAWKKSS; from the coding sequence ATGTCACACGCGCCGACGGTTCGCACCGTTCGACATGACATCAACACCAAACCCTTCATCGTCATTTGGGAGGTCACGCGAGCCTGCGCCTTGGTGTGCAAACACTGCCGTGCCGACGCCCAACACCACGCCAACCCACGTCAGCTCAGCACCGAGGACGGCCTCAAGCTTCTCGACGCCCTGGCAAGCTACCCACGCCCCTATCCCCTGGTGGTTCTGACCGGCGGTGACCCCTGCGAACGGGAGGACTTGGAACAACTGGTGGAGTACGGGACGTCGTTAGGCTTAAACGTCTCCATCTCACCATCAGTGACCCCGAAACTCACTCCCGAGCGCATTTCCTCGCTGCGGGAGGCTGGGGCAAAGGCCATGTCTATGTCCCTTGACGGCGCCACCGCCGCCACCCATGATTCTTTCCGCGGCTTCCCCGGAACATTCGATGCGACGCTGGCATTGGCTCCACATGTGGTGGGATGCGGCTTCCGACTGCAAATCAATTCCACCTTGACGCGCAGCAATATTCACGAAGCTCCGGCGCTGTTGAAGCAGGTCATCGATATGGGCGCACACATGTGGTACACCTTCTTCCTCGTTCCCACCGGTCGCGGAACGCAGCTTCACTCCCTCTCCCCCACCGAGCGTGAAGACGTGCTGCACTGGCTGCATGATGTGTCAGACCGCATCGCTATCAAAACCACTGAAGCCCCGCAGTATCGCCGCGTCGCACTGCAGCGCAAACAACCTGACTACGCATACTCCGGCGGCGACCTGTACCAACAACTGACCGCACAAACCCACAAGCTTTTGGGGGAAGTGCCCGTGAAACCACGCCGTCCTCGCCCTCCCATGGCGGTAAATTCCGGGTCAGGCTTCGCGTTTATCGACCATATAGGTGATGTCTACCCCAGCGGCTTCCTGCCACTGCACTGTGGAAACGTCACCGACACCTCCTTCGCGGACATCTACGAACACTCCCCCGTATTCCAGAACCTCCGCGACCCCGACCACTGGGAAGGCAAGTGCAGCGTGTGCGAATTCCACACCGTCTGCGGCGGTTCCCGCTCGACCGCCTACGCAATGACCGGCAACTATCGAGCCTCAGATCCTACCTGTTCATACGTGCCGCCTGCCTGGAAAAAGTCCAGCTAG
- a CDS encoding HNH endonuclease family protein yields MRESVPSRHIRTVLGLVMALCLVGGIAACEFPTEKQLAKPLGSSDGSGSSGGTTPGSAFSEADSAIAVLQSLPVKGRAPKTGYNRDQFGQRWSDNVSVESGHNGCDTRNDILRRDLTNVELKPGSRDCVVVSGLLHDPYTGKDIPFTRGQGTSEAVQIDHVVAMSNAWQTGAQQLTAEERTNFANDPLNLLAVDGPANQKKGDGDAATWLPPQKNYRCAYVARQIEVKARYRLWVTQPEKDAMLSILDTCDTDTS; encoded by the coding sequence ATGCGAGAATCTGTGCCGAGCAGGCACATCAGAACGGTACTGGGCTTGGTGATGGCCCTGTGCTTGGTCGGCGGCATTGCTGCCTGTGAGTTCCCCACAGAAAAACAACTCGCCAAACCTTTAGGCAGCTCGGATGGGTCTGGATCCTCTGGTGGCACCACTCCTGGCTCGGCTTTCAGCGAGGCTGATTCCGCCATCGCTGTATTGCAGTCACTTCCCGTCAAAGGGCGTGCGCCAAAGACAGGCTACAACCGTGATCAGTTTGGGCAGCGCTGGTCAGATAACGTCTCGGTTGAGAGCGGACACAATGGGTGCGACACACGCAATGACATTCTTCGACGCGACCTCACCAACGTGGAACTTAAGCCTGGCTCGCGGGACTGCGTTGTGGTGAGTGGACTCCTGCACGACCCATACACAGGCAAAGACATTCCTTTTACCCGTGGCCAAGGCACCTCGGAGGCGGTGCAGATTGATCACGTGGTGGCTATGTCCAACGCATGGCAAACCGGCGCGCAGCAACTCACGGCAGAAGAACGCACCAACTTTGCCAACGACCCATTGAATCTTCTGGCTGTGGATGGTCCCGCAAACCAAAAGAAGGGCGACGGTGATGCCGCAACATGGCTACCGCCGCAGAAAAACTATCGCTGTGCCTATGTCGCGCGCCAGATTGAGGTGAAGGCGCGGTACCGCCTCTGGGTTACTCAGCCAGAGAAAGACGCGATGCTCTCAATTCTGGATACGTGCGACACGGACACAAGTTAG
- a CDS encoding mycothiol-dependent nitroreductase Rv2466c family protein: protein MSEKVSFWFDVSCPYCWVTSRWIKEVEKVRDIEVEWIPMSLSVLNEGRDYLPEDYRRKMEANWVLQRVFAAVKANHSDKVDALYTDLGTRIHNGEQGGKEGYGAYEALIAESLAAVGLPASLLDVASTTEVDDQLRAYHQGAMDRVGDEVGTPVVALGDTAFFGPVLTRIPRGEDAGSIFDGAVLLAKYPHFFELKRSRTEGLEFN from the coding sequence ATGTCTGAAAAAGTCTCATTCTGGTTTGATGTCTCCTGCCCTTACTGCTGGGTGACTTCCCGCTGGATCAAAGAAGTAGAAAAAGTTCGTGATATTGAGGTTGAGTGGATCCCGATGAGCTTGTCTGTCCTCAACGAGGGGCGTGACTACCTCCCCGAGGACTACCGCCGGAAGATGGAAGCCAACTGGGTTCTACAGCGTGTGTTCGCGGCCGTCAAGGCCAATCACTCTGACAAGGTGGACGCCCTGTACACCGACCTCGGGACCCGCATCCATAACGGTGAGCAAGGTGGCAAGGAAGGCTACGGCGCGTACGAAGCCCTCATTGCGGAATCCCTCGCTGCTGTCGGCCTGCCGGCGTCACTTCTCGATGTCGCTTCCACCACCGAGGTTGATGACCAGCTCCGTGCCTACCACCAGGGCGCGATGGATCGCGTGGGCGACGAGGTAGGCACCCCGGTCGTTGCCCTGGGCGACACAGCCTTCTTCGGGCCAGTGCTCACCCGTATTCCACGCGGCGAGGATGCCGGGAGCATCTTCGACGGGGCAGTGCTCCTAGCCAAGTACCCACACTTCTTCGAGCTCAAGCGCTCCCGCACCGAGGGCCTTGAATTCAACTAA
- the pepN gene encoding aminopeptidase N, whose product MTSLNLTRVEAAERARMLSVQRYDIALDLTHGDKEFGSITTVKFTVKEPCDTFIDLRAARVREVILDGNDITEGAITLDEKGYDPTHGVALRDLTTGEHTLRITADCEYSRTGQGLHRFVDPADGETYLYTQFETADAKRVFACFDQPDLKARYKLTVRTPDNWKVISNAEQDVQKTADGEVHISRIDYPLSTYLVALCAGPYHEVRSSWTGTLTRHPETPEDQPDTITAPFGLYCRASLAPHLDAERIFEQTKQGFDWYHRNFGMAYPFGKYDQVFCPEYNMGAMENAGCVTFRDEYIFTSKVTRYLYERRCDTILHELAHMWFGDLVTMEWWGDLWLNESFATWAAAISQAEETEFDTAWVTFANIEKSWAYRQDQLPSTHPVFTDASDVETVEQNFDGITYAKGASILKQLQAYVGRDAFLAGVRRHFANHAFGNATFDDLLAALAEASGRDLLGWADQWLKTTGINTIRPRFTVQNGSYLTFEVEQLGAAPGAGELRDHRIAVGLYSVVPDTGKVVRTHRVELDLSGASTPVPELVEIPVADLVLVNDDDLTYCLMGLDQDSLHFITHHIADIEDPMARSLCWSAAWQMTRNGEMKARDFLTLVAQGAATETEIGVLELILAQAREALASYADPDWTEATGRKLLVDALLHGARSSAPGSDYQLAFVKALARTRQTEDSIAFFTSILADEPPAEGLVMDTELRWAALSILVGANAVTEVEAAIQEELGRDSSATSHNYAQRTRAAVNTPEAKQAVFAELTDVSSTLSNLDRRHKLDGFTYPGSAPSLTDLGPRYFEVAADLWRGFSSEVALQVLTGLYPTWDISEDSIAAADVLLTQDDLPAGLARVVVENQDRVKRALRNQRFDAA is encoded by the coding sequence ATGACGTCCCTCAATCTAACCCGGGTCGAAGCCGCAGAACGGGCCCGTATGCTCAGCGTCCAGCGCTACGACATTGCGCTGGACCTCACCCACGGCGACAAGGAATTCGGGTCCATCACCACGGTGAAATTCACCGTCAAGGAACCCTGCGACACGTTCATTGATCTGCGGGCCGCGCGCGTTCGGGAAGTCATCCTTGATGGTAACGACATCACCGAAGGTGCCATCACCCTGGACGAGAAAGGATACGACCCAACCCACGGCGTGGCGCTGCGCGACCTTACCACTGGCGAACACACTCTCCGCATCACTGCGGACTGCGAGTACTCGCGCACTGGTCAGGGGCTGCACCGCTTTGTTGACCCGGCTGACGGGGAGACCTACCTGTACACCCAGTTTGAAACCGCCGACGCCAAGCGTGTGTTTGCCTGCTTTGACCAGCCGGATCTGAAGGCACGATACAAACTGACTGTGCGCACGCCAGACAACTGGAAGGTTATTTCCAACGCGGAGCAGGACGTTCAAAAAACCGCCGACGGTGAGGTCCATATTTCCCGCATTGACTATCCCTTATCCACCTACCTGGTTGCGCTGTGCGCTGGGCCTTACCACGAGGTGCGGAGTAGTTGGACGGGCACGCTGACCCGGCACCCGGAAACCCCTGAGGATCAGCCCGACACGATCACCGCGCCGTTTGGCCTGTACTGCCGCGCATCCCTGGCACCACATCTTGATGCGGAACGCATCTTCGAGCAAACCAAGCAGGGTTTTGACTGGTACCATCGCAACTTTGGCATGGCCTATCCCTTTGGCAAATACGATCAGGTATTCTGCCCCGAATACAACATGGGGGCCATGGAAAACGCAGGGTGCGTGACATTCCGCGACGAGTACATATTCACCTCCAAGGTGACGCGTTACCTCTATGAACGCCGCTGTGACACGATTCTGCACGAACTGGCGCACATGTGGTTCGGCGACCTGGTCACCATGGAATGGTGGGGCGATTTGTGGCTGAACGAGTCCTTCGCCACCTGGGCAGCGGCGATCTCCCAGGCGGAAGAGACGGAATTTGATACCGCCTGGGTCACCTTCGCAAACATTGAAAAGTCCTGGGCCTACCGGCAAGACCAACTTCCCTCCACGCACCCGGTGTTCACGGACGCCTCGGACGTGGAGACGGTGGAGCAGAACTTTGACGGCATTACCTATGCAAAGGGGGCATCGATACTCAAGCAGTTGCAAGCATATGTGGGTCGCGACGCCTTCCTGGCCGGCGTGAGGCGGCATTTTGCGAACCACGCGTTCGGCAACGCCACTTTTGACGACCTGCTGGCTGCGCTGGCGGAGGCATCCGGCCGTGATCTGCTGGGGTGGGCTGATCAGTGGCTAAAGACCACCGGTATCAACACCATCCGCCCGCGTTTCACTGTGCAAAACGGCAGTTATCTCACCTTCGAGGTGGAGCAACTGGGTGCCGCGCCCGGCGCAGGTGAGCTGCGCGACCACCGCATCGCCGTGGGCTTGTATTCGGTGGTGCCGGACACGGGCAAGGTGGTGCGTACCCACCGCGTGGAGCTGGACCTGTCGGGGGCCTCCACTCCGGTTCCTGAGTTGGTGGAGATACCCGTGGCGGACCTGGTGCTGGTCAACGACGATGACCTCACCTACTGTCTGATGGGTTTGGACCAGGATTCCCTGCACTTTATCACTCACCACATCGCTGATATTGAGGACCCGATGGCGCGTTCTCTGTGCTGGTCGGCGGCGTGGCAGATGACCCGAAACGGCGAAATGAAGGCACGCGACTTCCTGACCCTAGTCGCCCAAGGTGCCGCCACAGAAACCGAGATTGGTGTGCTGGAGCTGATTCTGGCGCAGGCCCGCGAGGCACTGGCCAGCTACGCCGATCCGGATTGGACTGAGGCCACCGGCCGAAAACTGCTTGTTGACGCCCTGCTTCACGGCGCGCGCTCGTCCGCTCCCGGTTCCGACTACCAGCTGGCCTTTGTGAAAGCGCTGGCACGGACCCGGCAAACTGAGGACAGCATCGCGTTTTTCACCTCCATCCTCGCCGATGAGCCACCAGCTGAGGGCTTGGTTATGGATACGGAACTCCGCTGGGCGGCATTGTCCATCCTGGTTGGCGCCAATGCCGTTACTGAGGTGGAGGCGGCGATTCAAGAGGAATTGGGTCGCGATAGCTCCGCCACCAGCCATAACTATGCCCAACGCACTCGTGCTGCGGTGAATACCCCTGAAGCAAAGCAGGCCGTGTTTGCGGAGTTGACGGACGTGAGCAGCACCTTGTCCAACCTGGATCGTCGCCACAAGCTGGACGGCTTTACCTATCCGGGTTCCGCACCGTCGCTCACCGACCTTGGTCCGCGCTACTTCGAGGTCGCGGCGGACCTGTGGCGTGGATTCTCCTCTGAGGTGGCACTGCAGGTACTCACGGGCCTCTACCCCACCTGGGACATTTCGGAGGACAGCATTGCCGCCGCCGATGTGCTGCTCACGCAGGATGATCTTCCCGCAGGGCTGGCGCGCGTGGTGGTGGAGAATCAGGACCGCGTGAAGCGTGCGCTGCGCAACCAGCGCTTTGATGCCGCATAG
- a CDS encoding acyl-CoA thioester hydrolase/BAAT C-terminal domain-containing protein, with protein MIIAMVFGLRAYNIHTYGSMSSDDAASLADPATYNTTVEGVTVSRYDRTYVRGFHLVPTHRTKAGSVIVFGGSEGSSDFGDAAELARSGVEVYSLFFFGQDGQQSALMEVPLEFIEEVLPEAPHPITVRGASKGAELALNLAARYPEIDNVIAVAPSAYSFNGLDNTSSSDRSPHSSWRWRGEPVPYVPFAADATIMMRTIGGSLLGFPTSFRAMYDASLNKASESDRETARIKVENFKGNILLLAGEDDRMWDSAGAASIIADHASRRPDGSGTVESFTYPGAGHALGGPRYIAGLDLGGNEDANKHAHQDSDKVIMRHIVDWHEAQSEAQ; from the coding sequence GTGATTATTGCCATGGTGTTCGGCTTGCGTGCCTACAACATTCACACGTACGGCTCGATGTCGTCCGATGATGCCGCCAGTCTCGCCGATCCAGCAACCTACAACACCACTGTCGAGGGCGTCACAGTGTCCCGTTATGACCGTACCTATGTGCGCGGCTTTCACCTTGTGCCCACGCACCGGACCAAAGCGGGCAGCGTGATTGTCTTTGGCGGTTCAGAGGGAAGTTCGGACTTCGGGGACGCCGCAGAACTCGCCCGTAGTGGCGTGGAGGTGTATTCGCTGTTTTTCTTCGGCCAGGACGGTCAGCAGAGCGCCCTCATGGAGGTGCCCTTGGAGTTCATTGAGGAAGTCCTGCCTGAGGCCCCACACCCGATCACGGTGCGCGGGGCGTCGAAAGGCGCGGAACTGGCGCTGAACCTGGCGGCCCGCTACCCGGAGATCGACAATGTGATCGCGGTTGCACCCAGCGCCTACAGCTTCAACGGGCTTGACAACACCTCCTCATCGGACCGCAGCCCGCATTCCTCGTGGAGGTGGCGGGGCGAGCCCGTGCCGTATGTTCCGTTTGCCGCTGATGCCACCATCATGATGCGCACCATCGGCGGTAGCCTCCTGGGGTTTCCCACCTCCTTCCGGGCCATGTACGACGCCAGCCTGAATAAGGCATCCGAGTCGGACCGTGAAACCGCCCGCATCAAGGTGGAAAACTTCAAGGGAAATATCCTGCTGCTGGCAGGCGAGGATGACAGGATGTGGGATTCCGCAGGCGCGGCCTCCATCATTGCCGATCACGCGTCACGACGCCCCGATGGATCCGGCACCGTCGAAAGCTTCACCTATCCAGGGGCCGGGCACGCACTTGGCGGCCCACGCTACATCGCTGGCCTTGACCTGGGCGGCAACGAGGACGCCAACAAGCACGCTCATCAGGACTCTGACAAGGTGATCATGCGGCACATTGTTGACTGGCACGAAGCGCAGTCAGAAGCACAGTAA
- a CDS encoding lipoprotein LpqH: protein MNTTLRVGAALVAASVLVIGLGACSSNGNNTASSSVTVMPLPSDDGTSGIPTSTVTPTASTEPNTTAALLEIQIAGNQLKDAFGPVICVDEDADGDLDVDAGVDKISGELEMDITSPDNNPRLDELHIETPSVNIKIDDDVPGSIEHTKVTHEGNTWIVEGTGFYEADHSRTDSIFVKATCP, encoded by the coding sequence ATGAACACCACACTCCGCGTAGGCGCAGCACTTGTAGCAGCGTCTGTCCTTGTTATTGGCTTGGGCGCCTGCTCCTCCAACGGCAACAACACAGCTTCCAGTAGCGTCACCGTCATGCCACTGCCCAGCGACGATGGGACCAGCGGCATTCCCACCTCAACGGTCACCCCCACGGCCTCCACAGAGCCAAACACTACCGCCGCACTGCTAGAGATTCAGATTGCGGGCAACCAGCTAAAAGATGCCTTCGGCCCGGTGATATGCGTTGATGAGGACGCAGACGGCGACCTTGATGTTGATGCGGGCGTCGACAAGATCAGTGGCGAGCTAGAGATGGACATAACCTCGCCAGACAACAACCCCCGCCTGGATGAACTCCACATTGAGACCCCCAGTGTGAACATCAAGATTGACGACGATGTCCCTGGTTCAATTGAGCACACAAAAGTAACACATGAGGGCAATACCTGGATAGTAGAGGGGACAGGTTTTTATGAAGCTGATCACAGTCGAACTGATAGTATCTTCGTGAAGGCAACCTGCCCATAG
- a CDS encoding sensor histidine kinase yields MKHQTSARWRISYWIIATVLLALLAVILTTRTFLFSRIEEDANATVEQEVSEFRAFVESGTDPQTAAPFTTSRRMMEVYLSRQIVSNNQAIFGMVDGQLIQMDLSGNSGSHVREVQSNSPLVSSVLQSDNPSGVYKDSELGQVHWGRVAVTTSGPHGQPESHQDQGQFKYQGSESVFVVAVFTEPSRSEVSGQMGSIALVGAGGLAVTSFIAWLVAGQILAPLRDLRRVAASITDSDLSQRVPVVGHDEIAQLAQTFNGMLDRLERSYRDQRQFVDDAGHELRTPITVIRGQLELLNDASYEERERSISLTIDELDRMARIVNDLLTLAIADSADFVHPTMVDAAELTIDIEDKTHVMATRTIRLTAVAEGMVYVDEQRITQAMLELFNNAIRHTTDNDAIEIGSAFIGQGENRILRLWIRDFGPGIPADVLPGLFERFSRGRGSIKRHNGAGLGLSIVRAIADAHDGSAWVESSEGYGATFGLDLPAGRPYDGDDQGTVS; encoded by the coding sequence ATGAAGCACCAAACTTCCGCCCGCTGGCGTATTTCCTACTGGATTATCGCCACGGTGTTGTTGGCGTTGCTTGCCGTCATTTTGACCACACGAACGTTCCTGTTTTCGCGCATTGAAGAGGACGCGAACGCAACGGTAGAGCAGGAGGTTTCGGAGTTTCGGGCATTCGTGGAAAGCGGCACAGACCCCCAAACGGCGGCGCCGTTTACGACGTCCCGGCGCATGATGGAGGTGTATCTGTCCCGCCAGATTGTGTCCAACAATCAGGCTATTTTCGGCATGGTGGACGGTCAGCTGATCCAGATGGATTTATCGGGCAACAGTGGGTCGCATGTGCGTGAGGTGCAGTCCAACAGCCCGCTGGTGAGTAGTGTGTTGCAGTCGGACAATCCTTCAGGCGTCTACAAGGATAGTGAGCTGGGCCAGGTGCATTGGGGACGGGTGGCGGTGACGACCTCTGGCCCACATGGCCAGCCGGAAAGCCATCAGGACCAAGGGCAGTTTAAGTACCAGGGCTCGGAAAGCGTGTTTGTGGTGGCGGTGTTTACCGAACCATCACGGTCCGAGGTTTCTGGGCAGATGGGGTCGATTGCGCTGGTGGGAGCCGGTGGTTTGGCCGTGACGTCGTTTATCGCGTGGCTGGTGGCAGGTCAGATTCTCGCACCGTTGCGTGATTTACGCCGGGTGGCGGCAAGTATTACTGATTCGGATTTGTCGCAGCGCGTTCCCGTGGTGGGGCATGACGAAATCGCGCAGTTGGCGCAAACGTTTAACGGCATGCTGGATCGCTTGGAGCGCTCTTACCGCGACCAGCGGCAGTTTGTGGACGACGCGGGCCATGAGCTGCGCACCCCCATTACGGTGATCCGGGGCCAGCTGGAACTACTCAACGACGCGAGCTACGAGGAACGGGAACGATCCATTTCCCTGACCATCGACGAGCTGGACCGCATGGCGCGCATTGTTAATGATTTGCTCACCCTGGCCATTGCCGACTCCGCCGATTTTGTGCACCCCACCATGGTGGATGCCGCCGAGTTGACCATCGATATTGAGGATAAAACACATGTGATGGCAACGCGCACTATCCGCTTAACTGCGGTGGCGGAAGGCATGGTGTATGTGGATGAGCAACGCATCACACAGGCAATGTTGGAACTTTTTAATAATGCTATTCGCCACACCACAGATAACGACGCCATTGAGATTGGTAGTGCGTTTATTGGCCAAGGTGAGAACCGCATTTTACGCCTGTGGATTAGAGATTTTGGCCCCGGTATTCCGGCCGACGTTCTTCCGGGGCTATTTGAACGTTTTAGTCGCGGACGTGGCTCCATTAAACGGCATAATGGGGCAGGATTAGGTTTGTCTATCGTTCGGGCCATTGCGGATGCGCATGATGGTTCTGCGTGGGTGGAATCTTCTGAGGGCTACGGCGCGACATTTGGGCTTGATTTGCCGGCTGGTCGTCCATACGACGGGGATGACCAGGGCACAGTGAGTTAA
- a CDS encoding response regulator transcription factor: MSRILIAEDDRGIADFIDRGLTAAGYTCDIAENGVDAFNLARTGAFDLMVLDLGLPEIDGVEVLRQLRAVQEILPVIVLTARTNIEDRVRTLEGGANDYMPKPFQFAELLARIRLRLMDRSEGDSSHILTRDDLTLDLRTQRVKVGGKWRDVSRREMGLLETLMRNPGEVMSRAQLLSKVWGMDFDPGSNVVDVYIRTLRKKIGSERVETVRGAGYRLR, translated from the coding sequence ATGAGTCGTATTTTGATCGCTGAGGATGACAGAGGCATCGCGGACTTCATTGACCGCGGACTCACCGCAGCGGGCTACACCTGCGACATTGCAGAAAACGGGGTTGATGCCTTTAATCTCGCGCGCACCGGCGCCTTTGACCTCATGGTCCTTGATCTGGGCCTGCCTGAGATTGATGGGGTCGAGGTGCTGCGGCAGCTTCGTGCTGTGCAGGAGATACTCCCAGTGATCGTATTGACGGCTAGGACCAACATTGAGGACCGGGTGCGCACCCTAGAGGGTGGGGCAAATGACTACATGCCTAAGCCGTTCCAATTTGCGGAACTTTTGGCCCGCATTCGTTTGCGCCTCATGGATCGTTCCGAAGGTGATTCCTCCCACATTCTAACTCGCGATGATTTAACCCTGGATCTACGGACTCAACGGGTCAAAGTGGGGGGTAAATGGCGGGATGTTTCTCGCCGTGAAATGGGTTTATTAGAAACTCTGATGAGAAACCCAGGTGAGGTGATGTCACGCGCTCAACTCTTGAGCAAAGTGTGGGGCATGGATTTTGATCCTGGCTCAAATGTTGTTGACGTGTATATTCGAACATTACGAAAGAAGATTGGTTCAGAAAGAGTAGAAACAGTTCGTGGTGCCGGTTACCGATTGAGGTGA
- a CDS encoding SLC13 family permease → MHESAERRSGQTADHPDDAPRPTSPSPAPTAQYESVLYDSPQLSRGRHRAPETEAEEEDLNDFPSATQASDRQADTPDDASHYATTPPSVHTSKRLDQELGSRRFAWGREAFHEYVLRKDRIAPIVSALLLALVLWQLPDSLPRDARTTFAVFGVAVWFWVFSSIDDTYVALGGSSILVLTGVITVDEFFGPLGDTTTWLLIGAFIISTGVATSGLAMRGAVIVTAGTKNPRMLVHAVTLATVCTVFAVPATAGRAALLVPVFVALGRVLKAQHSWLVVTLSLLFPSVILLSAVGSLIGAGAHLITDQILQDNNLKSIGFASWLIAGLPLAIVTSHLAAEVILFATSSSRQRGEKLDLSLESLAEHAGGVHKIKGPLSQSESRSLLVLCLAVLLWSTESLHGIHPALVALLGGLVVVAPGFGLISLDDAIKKVPWTLLLFMAATLAMSHALTNSGAARYVAEHTLNAGSGTARAVFVLLIIVLSTLAHILIQSRSARSAVLIPMIVMLAPTVGVNPVAAAFISTAAAGFCHTLPASAKPLAMFSTIKEDIPVFTNQQLLRVSMLLLPVHIVSIIIFSFWIWPHLGLPLYL, encoded by the coding sequence TTGCATGAATCCGCTGAACGCCGAAGCGGCCAGACAGCCGACCATCCTGACGACGCCCCGCGTCCCACATCCCCGTCGCCCGCACCGACCGCACAGTACGAATCGGTGCTGTACGACTCACCGCAGTTATCGCGCGGGCGACACCGCGCCCCAGAGACGGAGGCGGAGGAAGAGGATCTTAACGACTTCCCGAGCGCGACCCAGGCCAGCGACAGGCAAGCGGATACACCAGATGATGCCTCCCACTACGCCACTACTCCCCCATCGGTACACACCTCCAAGCGGTTGGACCAGGAGCTGGGTTCGCGACGCTTCGCATGGGGGAGAGAGGCGTTTCACGAGTACGTACTGCGCAAAGATCGCATCGCCCCCATCGTGTCGGCCCTACTGCTGGCCTTGGTACTGTGGCAGCTGCCTGATTCCCTCCCACGGGACGCTCGCACCACATTCGCGGTGTTCGGGGTGGCGGTGTGGTTTTGGGTATTTTCCTCCATTGACGACACCTACGTTGCCCTAGGTGGCTCCAGTATCTTGGTGCTCACGGGCGTCATCACAGTCGACGAGTTTTTCGGCCCGCTGGGCGACACAACAACGTGGCTGCTCATCGGCGCTTTCATCATTTCGACAGGTGTGGCCACATCCGGCTTGGCCATGCGTGGAGCGGTCATCGTCACAGCCGGGACGAAGAACCCGCGCATGCTGGTGCACGCGGTGACACTGGCCACCGTGTGCACGGTGTTTGCAGTGCCCGCAACGGCTGGGCGAGCGGCGCTGTTGGTGCCGGTGTTCGTCGCCTTGGGCAGGGTCCTTAAAGCCCAACATTCGTGGCTGGTGGTCACGCTAAGCTTGTTGTTCCCGTCGGTGATTCTGCTTTCGGCGGTGGGTTCGCTCATCGGTGCGGGCGCGCACCTGATTACTGACCAGATTCTGCAGGACAACAACCTGAAATCAATCGGGTTTGCCAGCTGGCTGATTGCCGGTTTGCCTTTGGCTATAGTCACCTCGCACCTGGCCGCGGAGGTGATTTTGTTCGCGACGTCGTCAAGCAGGCAGCGGGGCGAGAAGCTGGATCTCAGCCTGGAATCCCTTGCGGAGCATGCGGGCGGGGTACACAAGATCAAAGGTCCACTGTCGCAGTCGGAATCACGGTCGCTGCTGGTGTTGTGCCTGGCGGTGCTGCTGTGGAGTACGGAGTCGCTGCACGGCATCCACCCGGCCCTAGTGGCGCTGCTTGGCGGCCTTGTGGTGGTGGCACCTGGGTTTGGGCTGATCTCGCTGGATGATGCCATCAAGAAGGTGCCGTGGACGCTGCTGCTGTTCATGGCCGCCACCCTGGCCATGAGCCATGCGCTCACCAACTCGGGTGCCGCGCGATACGTGGCGGAGCACACTCTCAACGCGGGATCTGGGACGGCGCGGGCGGTGTTTGTGCTGCTCATCATCGTGCTGTCGACGCTGGCGCATATTCTCATCCAGTCCCGGTCGGCACGGTCGGCGGTGCTCATCCCCATGATCGTCATGCTCGCCCCCACGGTGGGCGTGAACCCGGTGGCTGCGGCGTTCATCTCCACCGCCGCCGCAGGCTTCTGCCATACCCTGCCCGCCTCCGCAAAGCCGCTGGCCATGTTCAGCACCATCAAGGAAGACATTCCGGTGTTTACCAACCAGCAGCTCCTGCGCGTGTCCATGCTGCTACTGCCAGTGCACATCGTGAGCATCATTATCTTCTCTTTCTGGATCTGGCCTCACCTCGGGCTTCCGCTATACCTCTAA